A window of Eubacterium sp. 1001713B170207_170306_E7 contains these coding sequences:
- a CDS encoding transcriptional regulator GutM: MNDGLKYFIFLAFAMMVLQSFLSYLQYRSYQKAVSALQGRGWILGIGMRKGGFHIKGGAIVVLAWDRKTNRVMACKRLQGITMWKRFEDVEDYNGLTLNEVRKIGIEDDLAVNSRLREKEPYSPLLVDKRRKKGALIQAIEAIDRRLAKEMEKEEQKKVVQDDGLERQELQARLRARQREIREEQSGKG, from the coding sequence ATGAACGATGGCTTAAAGTATTTTATTTTTCTGGCTTTTGCCATGATGGTTCTGCAGAGTTTTTTATCCTATCTTCAGTACAGAAGCTACCAGAAAGCTGTGAGCGCCCTTCAGGGAAGGGGCTGGATCCTGGGCATTGGTATGCGCAAGGGGGGCTTCCATATAAAGGGCGGCGCCATTGTTGTGCTGGCCTGGGACCGGAAGACCAATCGGGTCATGGCCTGTAAAAGACTACAGGGCATTACCATGTGGAAGCGTTTTGAAGATGTGGAGGATTATAATGGCCTGACACTCAATGAAGTGCGCAAAATCGGGATCGAGGACGATCTTGCCGTCAACTCCCGGCTGCGCGAAAAAGAACCCTATAGTCCGCTGTTAGTTGATAAGCGCCGTAAAAAAGGCGCTCTCATACAGGCTATCGAAGCCATAGACAGGCGTCTCGCAAAAGAGATGGAAAAAGAGGAACAAAAAAAGGTCGTGCAGGATGACGGATTAGAACGGCAGGAGTTACAGGCACGGCTGCGCGCAAGACAGCGTGAAATCAGAGAAGAGCAGTCCGGCAAAGGCTGA
- a CDS encoding HAD-IIA family hydrolase: protein MRFEKDQALNDVKLFVLDMDGTVYLGNNLIEGSLDFIHKVKDTGRSFIFFTNNASRVPSFYKDKLAKMGLEVEESDVVTAGDVTAEFLKTYYPGKRVYLNGTPLLENSFKEKGINLVDDEPDVAVQSFDTTLTYEKLDKICRFVRNGVPFVATHMDTNCPTEDGFMPDCGAMCDLITSSTGVKPRFLGKPFKETVDMVLEITGFKRDEVAFVGDRIYTDVATGVKNGAKGFLVLTGEADMQTVAESEVEPDCIYDSLYEMSKYL, encoded by the coding sequence ATGCGATTTGAAAAAGACCAGGCATTAAATGATGTCAAACTGTTCGTACTGGATATGGATGGCACCGTCTATTTAGGCAACAACCTGATCGAAGGATCTCTTGACTTCATCCATAAGGTTAAAGATACAGGAAGAAGCTTTATCTTCTTTACCAATAATGCGTCCCGTGTGCCGTCTTTTTACAAAGACAAGCTGGCGAAAATGGGACTGGAGGTAGAAGAAAGCGATGTGGTCACCGCTGGTGACGTCACCGCAGAGTTTTTGAAAACCTACTACCCCGGCAAGCGTGTTTATCTGAATGGTACACCGCTTTTGGAAAACAGCTTTAAGGAAAAGGGCATCAACCTGGTTGATGACGAGCCGGATGTGGCGGTTCAGAGCTTTGACACGACCCTGACCTATGAAAAGCTGGACAAAATCTGCCGTTTTGTCCGCAACGGCGTCCCCTTTGTGGCTACTCATATGGACACCAACTGCCCGACAGAGGACGGCTTTATGCCGGACTGCGGCGCAATGTGCGACTTAATCACCTCATCCACCGGCGTTAAGCCCCGTTTCCTGGGCAAGCCTTTCAAGGAAACCGTGGACATGGTGCTGGAAATTACCGGCTTCAAGCGCGACGAGGTTGCCTTCGTCGGTGACCGCATCTATACAGATGTGGCGACCGGTGTTAAAAACGGCGCAAAGGGCTTCCTGGTACTCACCGGCGAAGCGGATATGCAGACCGTTGCCGAGTCCGAGGTTGAACCGGACTGCATCTACGATTCCTTATATGAAATGAGCAAGTATTTATAA
- a CDS encoding sn-glycerol-1-phosphate dehydrogenase, protein MNEILNLAINEMANTEFDCSCGRHHNFSIHDIAIGKGAIKELPRVAEPFKEGKVLIVYDDNTYKAAGREAKQLLDDAGFNVKELLFDRGGELLIPDESVVGRILEEQELDVSLMVAVGSGSLNDSVKYVSSRTKVPYIIVCTAPSMDGYVADGAPLICNGYKYSYPACLAYGVVGDTDIMKEAPMELIHAGFGDVVGKITALADWDLSVKVNDEYRCETCVELVQRALDKCFSQAEALKERNDEATLYLIEALTLTGVAMGLVNISRPASGAEHMLSHYWEMDYIARGLTPIHHGTQVGVATPVIAMFFEEMADLLPEGTGALCPPHQEIEELLRKAGCPVTPKDIGIDRDLFHRSLIEGYKVRPRYSVMEFAKTHGRLEEIADKITNTIYGE, encoded by the coding sequence ATGAATGAAATCCTGAACCTGGCCATTAACGAAATGGCAAATACTGAATTCGACTGCTCCTGTGGGAGACATCACAATTTTTCAATCCATGACATTGCTATCGGGAAGGGAGCGATTAAGGAACTGCCGCGTGTAGCCGAACCCTTTAAAGAAGGAAAAGTCCTCATCGTTTACGATGACAACACCTATAAAGCCGCCGGCAGGGAAGCAAAACAACTTTTGGACGACGCAGGCTTTAATGTCAAGGAATTATTGTTCGACCGTGGCGGAGAATTACTGATCCCGGATGAAAGTGTTGTCGGACGTATTCTTGAAGAACAGGAATTAGATGTCAGCCTGATGGTGGCCGTAGGTTCGGGGTCACTCAATGACTCGGTCAAGTATGTATCCTCCCGCACAAAGGTGCCTTACATTATTGTGTGTACCGCCCCCTCCATGGATGGCTATGTTGCCGATGGCGCGCCGCTGATCTGCAACGGTTATAAATACTCCTACCCGGCATGTCTGGCTTACGGCGTTGTCGGCGATACCGACATTATGAAGGAAGCGCCAATGGAATTAATCCATGCGGGCTTTGGCGACGTTGTCGGAAAGATTACCGCCCTGGCAGACTGGGATTTATCCGTTAAGGTCAATGACGAATACCGCTGCGAAACCTGCGTAGAGCTTGTACAGCGTGCCCTGGACAAATGCTTCAGCCAGGCAGAAGCGTTAAAAGAACGCAACGACGAAGCAACTTTATATTTAATCGAAGCCTTAACCCTGACGGGTGTGGCCATGGGGCTTGTCAATATCTCCCGTCCAGCCTCCGGCGCAGAACACATGCTGTCCCACTACTGGGAAATGGATTATATCGCAAGAGGCCTGACACCGATTCATCACGGCACCCAGGTTGGTGTTGCGACACCGGTTATCGCCATGTTCTTTGAAGAAATGGCAGATTTACTGCCCGAAGGAACCGGAGCGCTGTGTCCGCCGCACCAGGAAATCGAAGAGCTTCTGCGCAAAGCTGGATGCCCGGTAACACCAAAAGATATCGGCATTGACAGAGACTTGTTCCACAGAAGCCTGATTGAAGGCTACAAGGTGCGTCCGCGCTATTCTGTTATGGAATTTGCAAAAACCCACGGCCGTCTGGAAGAAATTGCAGACAAAATTACAAATACAATTTACGGAGAATAA